One Setaria viridis chromosome 5, Setaria_viridis_v4.0, whole genome shotgun sequence genomic region harbors:
- the LOC117856625 gene encoding uncharacterized protein, with protein MTRRRRGKRGRTSPDPPAKRRRGGPPETDADGYPEPAPAQQPFSVMVAGLPPGCGVLELKSRLEAYGPISRARVDAAAATGYVTFRSGAAAVAAIAASLDPDGGITIGSKKVLVVQASDAPSNSKGVFRAAEPTGRSLHDATKNNENNDSAIPGSKAAAGVTYKAREIVAYDDLF; from the exons AtgacacgccgccgccggggcaagCGCGGGCGCACGAGCCCAGACCCGCCGGCgaagcgccgccgcggaggcccgCCGGAGACAGATGCCGATGGCTATCCGGAGCCCGCTCCGGCTCAGCAGCCGTTTTCGGTGATGGTCGCAGGGCTGCCGCCCGGCTGCGGCGTGCTGGAGCTCAAGTCGCGGCTGGAGGCGTACGGCCCCATCTCGCGGGCCCGcgtggacgccgccgcggccaccgggTACGTGACCTTCCGGTccggcgcggccgccgtggcTGCCATTGCCGCGTCCCTCGACCCCGATGGCGGCATCACAATCGGATCCAAGAAG GTTTTAGTTGTACAGGCCAGCGATGCGCCAAGTAACTCAAAAGGTGTATTTCGAGCTGCTGAACCTACAGGGCGATCATTGCATGATGCGACAAAGAATAACGAAAACAATGATTCAGCCATCCCAGGTTccaaagcagcagcaggagtGACCTACAAAGCACGAGAAATAGTCGCCTACGATGATCTTTTCTAG